A stretch of Synechococcus sp. WH 8020 DNA encodes these proteins:
- a CDS encoding ABC transporter permease subunit (The N-terminal region of this protein, as described by TIGR01726, is a three transmembrane segment that identifies a subfamily of ABC transporter permease subunits, which specificities that include histidine, arginine, glutamine, glutamate, L-cystine (sic), the opines (in Agrobacterium) octopine and nopaline, etc.) has translation MNRSKRLWWQLVIVLVLLTVMGILINNLAVNLIRTGLGLSFDWLWRPAGFALSEHPLPYQPSDSTAWALLMGWLNSLRVIAAGIVLATLLGVSTGAARRSLNPLLRQLAALYVGSIRQIPLLLQLLFWYFVAFLGLPSEPFAPLGAVIHLSNQGISLLGVTLSVEFAAVLIGLSVFTGASIAEVVRGGLDAVPRGQWEAFRSLGMTEGLGLRRIVLPQALPAILPALSSQYLNLAKNSTLAIAVGYADLYAVSDTTITQTGRAIEGFLLLLLSFLLLNLLINGGMQLLNRAVLKSQHHH, from the coding sequence ATGAATCGTTCAAAACGCTTGTGGTGGCAGCTCGTCATCGTGCTTGTTCTCCTCACAGTGATGGGGATTCTGATCAACAACCTCGCCGTCAATCTGATAAGAACAGGGCTAGGGCTCAGTTTTGATTGGTTATGGCGTCCCGCAGGTTTTGCACTGAGTGAGCACCCACTTCCTTATCAACCTTCAGACAGCACAGCATGGGCACTGCTCATGGGATGGCTGAACAGCTTGAGAGTGATCGCGGCAGGAATTGTGTTAGCAACCCTGCTTGGCGTCAGCACGGGTGCTGCTCGCCGCAGCCTCAATCCGTTGTTAAGGCAGTTAGCAGCTCTCTATGTGGGATCCATTCGTCAGATTCCTCTCCTATTGCAGCTTCTGTTCTGGTACTTCGTTGCCTTTCTGGGACTTCCATCAGAGCCATTCGCCCCCCTTGGCGCCGTGATCCACCTGTCCAATCAAGGCATCAGCTTGCTTGGAGTGACTCTCAGTGTGGAGTTTGCAGCTGTCCTGATCGGACTCAGCGTGTTTACGGGAGCATCGATTGCAGAAGTGGTTCGCGGAGGTCTTGATGCCGTCCCACGCGGCCAGTGGGAAGCCTTCCGCAGTCTTGGCATGACTGAGGGGCTTGGGTTACGCCGCATTGTCCTTCCCCAGGCCCTTCCTGCAATTCTGCCGGCACTCAGCAGTCAATATTTGAATCTGGCCAAAAACAGCACCCTGGCAATTGCCGTTGGCTACGCCGATCTCTACGCAGTGAGTGACACCACCATCACGCAAACGGGTCGAGCGATCGAAGGATTTTTGCTGCTTTTGCTGAGTTTTCTACTGCTGAACTTGCTGATCAATGGAGGAATGCAGCTGCTGAACCGAGCTGTTTTAAAAAGCCAACACCATCACTAA
- a CDS encoding amino acid ABC transporter substrate-binding protein: MRIHLLALPLVSFLFILNGCATLGEGGASRLDLIKRRTELRCGVSGKIPGFSFLQRDGSFAGLDVDICRAFAAAITGSPDQVQYRSLTAPERFTALRTGEIDLLSRNTTFNLSRDAAGGNGVSFAPVVFHDGQGLLVKRSSGVSNLNNLKGKTICVGSGTTTEQNLNDAFQARGIDYKPIKYQDLNQVIAGYLQGRCSAMTSDRSQLAAARSGFNNPEQHVILPEVLSKEPLAPLAAGGDQRLTDAMRWVIYALIAAEELGITQQNIGDKLEEAERRPELTQLRRFLGVEGDLGEKLGLNNDFIVKVIQAVGNYGEIYNRHLGPESAVPIPRGLNNLYRNGGVLTSPPFQ; encoded by the coding sequence ATGAGAATCCATCTTCTTGCGCTGCCGCTGGTTTCTTTCCTATTCATTTTGAATGGATGTGCCACGCTTGGAGAAGGCGGTGCGTCAAGACTCGATCTCATCAAACGAAGAACTGAGCTTCGGTGTGGAGTGAGCGGCAAGATCCCCGGTTTTAGTTTTCTGCAAAGGGATGGTTCCTTCGCTGGACTTGATGTCGACATCTGTCGTGCCTTTGCTGCGGCAATTACTGGCAGCCCTGATCAGGTGCAATACAGGTCCCTAACCGCTCCCGAGCGATTCACAGCGCTTAGAACTGGGGAAATTGATCTCCTATCGCGTAACACCACGTTCAACCTCAGCAGAGATGCCGCTGGAGGCAATGGTGTCAGCTTCGCTCCTGTTGTCTTCCATGACGGGCAAGGCCTCTTAGTGAAGCGCAGCAGTGGGGTCTCCAATCTCAACAACCTCAAAGGCAAAACCATCTGCGTGGGCTCAGGAACCACGACAGAACAAAACCTCAACGATGCTTTTCAGGCCAGAGGGATCGACTACAAGCCCATCAAGTATCAGGATCTCAACCAAGTGATTGCTGGCTACCTCCAAGGTCGCTGCAGTGCAATGACGTCCGATCGCTCTCAGCTCGCCGCGGCCCGATCCGGATTCAACAACCCTGAGCAACACGTCATTCTCCCTGAAGTTTTGAGCAAAGAACCCCTCGCACCCCTTGCAGCAGGTGGTGATCAGCGCCTGACGGACGCCATGCGCTGGGTGATCTATGCGTTGATCGCTGCAGAAGAGTTAGGTATTACACAACAAAACATCGGAGACAAACTTGAAGAAGCCGAACGTCGACCTGAACTCACACAATTGAGGCGCTTTCTTGGCGTTGAAGGTGATTTAGGCGAAAAGCTAGGTTTAAACAACGATTTTATTGTGAAGGTGATTCAAGCAGTAGGTAATTACGGTGAAATCTATAATCGACATCTCGGCCCGGAGAGTGCCGTTCCTATTCCAAGGGGCCTCAATAATCTCTACAGGAATGGAGGAGTCTTGACCTCACCCCCATTCCAATGA
- a CDS encoding SulP family inorganic anion transporter → MTSSPAMGLQNWFSNPRRDVLSGLVVAFAMIPEAIAFSGIAGVDPRVGLFGAFCLSITIAFVGGRTAMITSATGSTALLMTGLVATGNARGEGLGLAYLMAAGILTGVFQILWGYLRLAYQMRFVPLGVLSGFVNALALLIFQAQLPQLGINLHFGEAGNDHAMHALSGSQIPVVWALVLLGLLIIYGLPRITRVLPSQLVAIIVITAISMGLKLDIPKVMDLGELPNGLPFFNLPFGDVSNQRVPFSLETFGIVLPTALSISLVGLMETFLTQDILDEKTDSNSNKNTEAKGQGIANIVSSLFGGMAGCALVGQSVMNIDNGGRTRLSTLSSGISLLAMILLASTWLKQIPMAALVAVMIGIAVSTADMAGLRNIRNIPKSDTAVMVMTFGVTMLTTPHNLALGVLAGVALAGILFSRKVAKVIRVEAIKINNDECRYVVRGQLFFVSKVYFLQGFDVHEHPARITIDMSQAHIWDQSGVGALNQLIRKLRLGGSVVNVEGLNKESLNLFERIGSQPEGSHG, encoded by the coding sequence TGGCCTTTGCGATGATTCCAGAAGCGATCGCATTCTCTGGGATTGCAGGCGTGGATCCCAGGGTTGGACTGTTTGGGGCCTTTTGTCTCTCCATAACGATTGCCTTCGTCGGTGGACGAACAGCGATGATCACCTCCGCCACAGGATCAACAGCCCTGTTGATGACTGGTTTGGTGGCGACAGGGAATGCAAGAGGAGAAGGACTAGGGCTGGCCTACTTGATGGCGGCAGGCATTCTCACCGGTGTCTTCCAAATTCTCTGGGGTTACTTACGTCTGGCCTATCAGATGAGATTCGTGCCTCTGGGCGTCTTAAGCGGGTTTGTGAATGCTCTTGCTTTATTGATCTTTCAGGCTCAACTTCCTCAATTGGGGATCAATCTTCACTTTGGGGAAGCTGGAAATGACCATGCCATGCACGCCCTAAGCGGAAGTCAAATCCCCGTTGTGTGGGCACTCGTCTTGCTTGGACTTCTCATTATTTATGGCCTACCACGCATTACACGCGTTCTTCCTTCCCAGCTGGTAGCAATCATTGTGATTACAGCTATCAGTATGGGGCTAAAACTAGACATTCCTAAGGTTATGGACCTTGGAGAACTTCCTAATGGTCTACCTTTTTTCAATCTTCCCTTTGGCGATGTCAGCAATCAAAGAGTTCCCTTTAGTTTAGAAACGTTTGGGATTGTCTTACCAACAGCGTTATCGATCTCACTGGTTGGCTTGATGGAGACATTCCTCACTCAAGACATTCTTGACGAGAAAACTGATTCCAATTCAAATAAAAATACTGAAGCAAAGGGCCAGGGAATTGCAAACATCGTGTCCTCGCTTTTTGGAGGGATGGCTGGCTGCGCGTTAGTGGGCCAATCAGTTATGAACATCGATAACGGTGGGCGTACCCGCCTCTCCACCCTGTCGTCTGGGATCAGCCTTTTGGCAATGATTTTACTGGCTAGTACTTGGCTTAAGCAGATCCCCATGGCAGCTCTGGTCGCTGTCATGATTGGGATTGCGGTGAGTACCGCTGACATGGCTGGCTTGCGGAATATCCGAAATATCCCTAAAAGTGATACTGCCGTGATGGTGATGACTTTTGGAGTCACCATGCTCACGACTCCCCACAATCTTGCACTTGGCGTCCTTGCCGGCGTTGCCCTTGCAGGTATTTTATTCAGTCGCAAAGTCGCAAAAGTCATTCGCGTTGAAGCGATTAAAATCAACAACGATGAATGTCGCTATGTCGTAAGGGGTCAATTGTTCTTTGTGAGTAAAGTTTATTTTCTGCAGGGATTTGATGTTCACGAACATCCAGCACGAATCACCATTGATATGAGCCAGGCACATATTTGGGACCAAAGCGGCGTGGGAGCACTTAACCAACTCATCCGTAAGCTCAGACTTGGTGGATCCGTCGTAAACGTTGAGGGGTTAAACAAAGAAAGCTTGAATCTGTTTGAAAGGATTGGCAGCCAACCCGAGGGAAGTCATGGATGA
- a CDS encoding HdeD family acid-resistance protein, giving the protein MNTRRIAAVLLIVASVAAILLPFASATLLTIGLGGIVFVAGLNQLLRIGDIPSNQGKLFKALSGLLYIGGSVFILIDPIDSEISLTLFAGVLLLVEGLMELATGASSHAPASGLVVVDGIVTAVLGLLLVIEWPSDSLWALGTIFGVSLFLSALNLLKPTDAPPAAS; this is encoded by the coding sequence ATGAATACTCGCCGTATCGCTGCAGTCCTTTTAATTGTGGCGTCTGTTGCAGCGATTTTGCTGCCCTTTGCTTCAGCAACCCTTCTAACCATTGGATTGGGAGGGATTGTGTTCGTGGCTGGTCTGAATCAACTGCTTCGGATTGGAGATATTCCAAGCAATCAAGGGAAACTTTTTAAAGCGTTGTCAGGTCTGCTGTACATCGGCGGTTCTGTCTTCATTTTGATCGACCCTATCGATAGTGAAATCAGCCTCACGCTCTTTGCAGGCGTCCTTTTGCTTGTTGAAGGGTTGATGGAATTAGCAACGGGAGCCAGTTCCCATGCACCAGCAAGCGGTCTTGTGGTAGTGGATGGAATTGTCACCGCCGTGCTCGGATTGCTGCTGGTGATCGAATGGCCCTCTGACAGTCTCTGGGCTTTGGGAACCATCTTTGGAGTGTCGCTTTTCCTATCCGCCTTGAACTTGCTCAAGCCCACGGATGCGCCACCAGCCGCCAGCTAA